The Vibrio kanaloae genome has a window encoding:
- a CDS encoding type I polyketide synthase — protein sequence MSQPEKNTPESVDDTRLNKRLKDMPIAIVGMASMFANSRYLNKFWDLISEKIDAITEVPDTHWRPEDYYDSDRTAPDKSYCKRGGFIPEVDFNPMEFGLPPNILELTDTSQLLSLIVAKEVLEDAKLPEGYDRDKIGITLGVGGGQKIAQSLNARLQYPVLKKVFKSSGINDEDSEMLIKKFQDQYIHWEENSFPGSLGNVISGRIANRFDLGGINCVVDAACAGSLAAMRMALSELVEGRSEMMITGGVCTDNSPTMYMSFSKTPAFTTNETIQPFDIDSKGMMIGEGIGMVALKRLEDAERDGDRIYSVIKGVGSSSDGKFKSIYAPRPEGQAKALKRAYDDAGFAPHTLGLLEAHGTGTAAGDVAEFGGLNSVFSENNEEKQHIALGSVKSQIGHTKSTAGTAGLIKAALALHHKVLPPTINVSAPNPKLDIENSPFYLNTQTRPWMKRVDGTPRRAGISSFGFGGTNFHVVLEEYTPEHARGDKYRQRQVPQTLLFSAESRQALINELKQVSTQAADAAFKLEALAEQHALREVDAKHARIGLVVTDQADLQAQLTQAVSMLESQTKTHWQMPNGTSYRESALIAENGAGKVAALFAGQGSQYLNMGRELACHYPEMRQQLAQADQVFGQHKKTALSQILFPIPTFTPEATKAQEAVLTNTANAQSAIGTVSMGQFDIMTQAGFKADMVAGHSFGELSALCASGVISQDDYYQLAFARGDAMAATPEQGDSGTMFAVILDADKLPAVESCISQFEGVSIANYNAPTQLVIAGPTATVQQAAQALTEQGFKAIALPVSGAFHTPLVAHAQKPFAAAIDKASFSAPTLPLYSNATGKLHSKDAKAIKKAFKQHMLQSVRFSEQIEAMYEAGARVFVEFGPKNILQKLVEKTLADKNEELYAISINPSPKGDSDQQLRLAAVQLCVAGVSLDNIDPYQADIAEPAKASPMNIKLNATNYISPATRKKMAQSLASGNVTEKAGIVEVKVEVEKIVEKEVIKTEIVEVPVAAPQASNVQQSAAPAPSAQVATAAPQSQVVQTAPATSQPTAQVTVDESSLQSFFNAQQQAAEVHQQFLAIPQQYGDTFNTLMSEQAKMATAGVAIPENLQRSMEMFHQHQAETLKAHAHYLEMQAHSNNSALNMLTQGSVQTAQPTFVASVNAQPAIQATPTTIVQQPVAQVQATPVQAAPVQAQSVQVTPVQKAAPTPQVAAQAAASVAAQPVPVKAQPAPVAAPVAVQSADAEKVMLEVVAEKTGYPTEMLDLEMDMEADLGIDSIKRVEILGTVQDEMPNLPELNPEDLAECRTLGEIVEYMNSKSMNSKMPASAPVAAQPSATATVQAANGLDAKVVQQTMLEVVAEKTGYPTEMLDLEMDMEADLGIDSIKRVEILGTVQDELPTLPELNPEDLAECRTLGEIVAYMNSKLPASAPVSSQAAVVAPATASNGLDAAVVQKTMLEVVAEKTGYPTEMLDLAMDMEADLGIDSIKRVEILGTVQDELPTLPELNPEDLAECRTLGEIVAYMNSKLPASAPAAAQVSAPAQAVSNGLNAEQVQGAMLIVVADKTGYPTEMLDLAMDMEADLGIDSIKRVEILGTVQDQLPTLPELKPEDLAECRTLGEIVAYMNSKLGANEAPNAAPAPEAATAAVESASNDLNPAHVQSTMMEVVADKTGYPAEMLDLAMDMEADLGIDSIKRVEILGTVQDQLPTLPELNPEDLAECRTLGEIVTYMQSKLSAAAPIATPKAESVTPIAETATAELPPHNEVALKKLPAADKLVDCFSKDACVVITDDGHNAGVLAEKLTANGIQVAVVRSALSAASPLNSEIASYTLNSVDDAGVTAVINDIEADLKTSNKVIAGFIHLQAIVDTKQSNEQAVNLNADSRASLTTAFLFAKHLNGQLNAVSGRSVFFTLSRIDGGFGYLDTKQLANAELNQAALSGLTKALSHEWSNVFCRALDANASIDARHLAEAITGELFDIDTNTVEIGLSHAENSESGRATLIAATPGTAQTKNTGAQLTKSDKVLVTGGAKGVTFECALTLAKQCKSHFILAGRSKHITSAELPQWAQGKQEKELKPAAIAHLQATGNKPTPKKVDTLLKPVLSSLEINAALAAFNEIGASAEYLSLDVSNHESVAKTLANFESITGLIHGAGVLADKHIQDKTLDELNMVYGTKVGGLEAVLGGLDSSKLKLIAMFSSAAGFYGNTGQSDYSMSNEILNKAALQLSARNPQAKVMSFNWGPWDGGMVNAALKRMFTERGVYVIPLQAGAELFSSQLLNETGIQLLVGTSMQGTDNKEAAVKKLNAESVHLAKSPLNTSITVTRHLDPKALPFIQDHCIAGNPVLPTVCAIQWMREVAEQLLGVNVSVHNYKLLKGVIFDTDEVQELTLVLSSDAKSKDQLKAVISCQGRPQYQAQLQVASVQVSEYVQQASTKRFEANTSAPVTTAQALYSDGTLFHGPRLQGITSVERFDGLGLLAQCQLPQIENSDCGSFIPKQGFGASQPFAEDYLLQAMLVWARLKYGAASLPSAIGEFICYAPMHNGDQGWLELNVIKSTARSLQADISLYHQDGRLSAVMKGAKVTISKSLNDAFLPKSSSAVSKKEATKNAEKEQLS from the coding sequence TCAATCCTATGGAGTTCGGCCTTCCGCCAAATATCCTAGAACTGACTGATACCTCACAGCTACTTTCTCTGATCGTGGCAAAGGAAGTACTCGAAGACGCCAAGCTGCCTGAAGGCTACGATCGCGACAAGATCGGTATTACGTTGGGTGTGGGTGGTGGTCAGAAGATTGCTCAAAGCCTGAATGCTCGTCTTCAATACCCTGTTTTGAAAAAAGTCTTCAAGAGCAGTGGCATCAACGACGAAGACAGCGAAATGCTGATCAAAAAGTTCCAAGACCAATACATCCACTGGGAAGAAAACTCATTCCCTGGTTCATTGGGTAACGTAATTTCAGGTCGTATTGCTAACCGCTTTGACCTTGGTGGCATCAACTGTGTGGTAGATGCTGCGTGTGCAGGTTCTCTAGCCGCAATGCGCATGGCACTGAGCGAGCTGGTTGAAGGCCGCAGCGAAATGATGATCACAGGTGGTGTGTGTACTGATAACTCGCCAACCATGTACATGAGTTTCTCTAAAACACCTGCATTTACCACCAATGAAACCATTCAACCTTTCGACATCGACTCAAAAGGCATGATGATTGGTGAAGGCATCGGTATGGTTGCTCTGAAGCGCTTAGAAGATGCAGAACGCGATGGCGACAGAATCTACTCAGTGATTAAAGGTGTCGGTTCTTCTTCGGATGGTAAATTCAAGAGTATTTACGCACCTCGCCCTGAAGGACAAGCAAAAGCACTGAAACGTGCTTACGACGATGCTGGTTTCGCACCGCACACGCTTGGCCTATTAGAAGCGCACGGTACAGGTACAGCAGCGGGTGATGTTGCTGAATTTGGAGGCTTAAACTCGGTATTCAGTGAGAACAATGAAGAGAAGCAACACATTGCGTTAGGCTCTGTGAAATCTCAAATTGGTCACACCAAATCAACCGCGGGTACTGCAGGTTTAATCAAAGCTGCATTAGCACTGCACCACAAAGTACTGCCGCCAACGATCAACGTATCGGCTCCGAATCCTAAACTGGATATCGAGAACTCTCCGTTCTACCTAAACACACAAACGCGTCCTTGGATGAAACGTGTCGACGGCACACCACGCCGTGCAGGTATCAGCTCATTCGGTTTTGGTGGCACTAACTTCCACGTTGTATTGGAAGAGTACACACCAGAGCACGCTCGCGGTGACAAATACCGTCAGCGCCAAGTGCCGCAAACGCTGTTATTCAGCGCAGAATCTCGTCAAGCACTGATCAATGAGCTCAAGCAGGTTTCAACTCAAGCTGCAGACGCTGCGTTCAAACTGGAAGCGCTTGCTGAACAACACGCTCTACGCGAAGTTGATGCTAAGCATGCTCGTATTGGTTTAGTTGTCACTGACCAAGCAGACCTTCAAGCGCAACTGACTCAAGCGGTTTCTATGCTTGAGAGCCAAACCAAAACACATTGGCAGATGCCAAACGGTACTAGCTACCGTGAATCAGCACTGATTGCTGAAAACGGTGCTGGTAAAGTGGCTGCATTATTTGCAGGTCAAGGTTCGCAATACCTAAACATGGGTCGCGAGCTTGCTTGTCATTACCCTGAGATGCGTCAACAGCTTGCTCAAGCGGATCAGGTATTTGGTCAACACAAGAAAACGGCTCTGTCGCAAATTCTGTTCCCAATTCCAACCTTCACACCAGAAGCAACCAAAGCTCAAGAAGCGGTGCTAACCAACACGGCCAATGCGCAAAGTGCGATTGGTACTGTGTCTATGGGTCAGTTCGACATCATGACTCAAGCTGGCTTCAAAGCCGACATGGTCGCAGGCCACAGCTTTGGTGAGCTAAGCGCACTATGTGCATCGGGTGTTATCTCGCAAGACGATTACTACCAGCTAGCTTTCGCTCGTGGCGATGCGATGGCGGCGACACCAGAACAAGGCGACAGCGGTACTATGTTTGCGGTCATCCTAGACGCAGACAAGCTTCCAGCCGTTGAAAGCTGCATCAGCCAATTCGAAGGTGTGAGCATTGCCAACTACAACGCTCCGACTCAATTGGTTATTGCAGGTCCAACGGCGACGGTTCAACAAGCAGCACAAGCGCTAACTGAACAAGGCTTCAAAGCGATTGCTCTGCCAGTGTCTGGTGCTTTCCACACACCGCTTGTTGCTCACGCTCAAAAACCATTTGCTGCTGCAATTGATAAAGCTTCATTCAGCGCTCCAACGCTACCGCTTTACTCAAACGCAACGGGCAAACTGCACAGCAAAGACGCGAAAGCGATCAAGAAAGCGTTCAAGCAACACATGCTGCAATCGGTTCGTTTCAGCGAGCAAATTGAAGCGATGTATGAAGCCGGTGCGCGTGTATTCGTTGAGTTCGGTCCTAAGAACATTCTTCAAAAGCTGGTTGAGAAAACATTGGCTGATAAGAACGAAGAGCTTTACGCAATCAGTATCAACCCAAGCCCTAAAGGCGACAGTGACCAACAGCTTCGTTTAGCTGCGGTTCAACTGTGCGTGGCAGGTGTCTCATTAGACAACATTGACCCTTACCAAGCTGACATTGCTGAACCTGCAAAGGCATCACCAATGAACATCAAGCTGAATGCAACCAACTACATCAGCCCTGCTACTCGTAAGAAAATGGCTCAATCATTGGCTTCGGGCAACGTCACCGAAAAGGCTGGGATTGTTGAAGTGAAAGTTGAAGTCGAGAAAATCGTGGAAAAAGAAGTGATTAAGACAGAAATCGTTGAAGTACCTGTGGCTGCTCCTCAAGCTTCAAATGTACAACAGTCAGCTGCTCCAGCACCAAGTGCACAAGTGGCAACAGCAGCTCCGCAATCACAAGTGGTTCAAACTGCCCCAGCTACTAGTCAGCCAACAGCTCAAGTAACAGTAGATGAGTCTTCATTGCAGTCGTTCTTCAATGCTCAACAACAAGCAGCAGAAGTACATCAGCAGTTCCTTGCGATTCCTCAGCAATACGGTGACACGTTCAACACCCTAATGTCTGAGCAAGCGAAAATGGCAACAGCAGGCGTAGCAATTCCTGAGAACCTACAGCGTTCTATGGAGATGTTCCACCAGCACCAAGCTGAAACGCTAAAAGCTCACGCTCATTACCTAGAAATGCAAGCGCACAGCAACAACTCAGCACTTAATATGCTGACGCAAGGTTCAGTACAAACGGCACAACCAACCTTCGTTGCTTCTGTAAATGCTCAGCCAGCGATTCAAGCGACTCCAACAACTATCGTTCAACAGCCTGTAGCTCAAGTACAAGCGACTCCTGTACAAGCCGCGCCAGTTCAAGCTCAGTCTGTTCAAGTTACACCAGTACAGAAAGCTGCTCCTACACCACAAGTAGCGGCTCAAGCGGCAGCGTCTGTTGCAGCTCAACCTGTGCCAGTTAAAGCGCAACCAGCTCCTGTGGCTGCACCAGTAGCAGTACAATCAGCCGATGCTGAAAAAGTGATGCTAGAAGTGGTCGCCGAGAAAACGGGTTACCCAACGGAAATGCTTGATCTAGAAATGGACATGGAAGCTGACCTTGGTATCGACTCAATCAAGCGCGTAGAGATCCTTGGTACCGTTCAAGACGAAATGCCAAACCTACCTGAGCTGAACCCTGAAGATTTAGCTGAGTGTCGTACTCTTGGTGAAATCGTCGAGTACATGAACAGTAAAAGCATGAACAGCAAGATGCCAGCATCAGCGCCTGTGGCAGCACAGCCAAGCGCAACTGCTACTGTTCAAGCCGCTAACGGTCTTGATGCGAAAGTCGTTCAACAAACCATGCTAGAAGTGGTTGCTGAGAAGACAGGTTACCCAACGGAAATGCTTGATCTAGAAATGGATATGGAAGCTGACCTTGGTATCGACTCAATCAAACGTGTTGAGATTCTTGGTACGGTTCAAGATGAACTGCCTACTCTTCCAGAGCTAAATCCTGAAGACTTAGCAGAGTGTCGTACTCTTGGCGAAATCGTTGCTTACATGAACAGCAAGCTTCCAGCTTCTGCTCCCGTGTCTTCACAAGCAGCAGTAGTTGCTCCAGCAACAGCTAGCAATGGCCTAGATGCAGCTGTCGTTCAGAAAACCATGTTAGAAGTAGTCGCAGAGAAGACGGGCTACCCGACTGAAATGCTAGACCTTGCAATGGACATGGAAGCTGACCTTGGTATCGACTCAATCAAGCGTGTTGAAATTCTAGGTACGGTTCAAGACGAACTACCGACTCTTCCAGAGCTAAACCCTGAAGACTTGGCTGAATGTCGCACTCTAGGCGAAATCGTAGCCTACATGAACAGCAAGCTTCCGGCTTCTGCTCCAGCAGCAGCTCAAGTATCTGCACCAGCGCAAGCAGTCTCAAACGGTTTAAACGCCGAGCAAGTTCAAGGCGCAATGCTGATCGTAGTAGCGGATAAAACTGGCTACCCAACAGAAATGCTAGACCTAGCAATGGATATGGAAGCTGACCTTGGCATCGACTCAATCAAACGTGTTGAGATCCTTGGTACAGTTCAAGACCAGCTACCAACATTGCCAGAGCTAAAGCCTGAAGATCTAGCTGAGTGTCGTACACTAGGCGAAATCGTTGCTTACATGAACAGCAAGCTAGGCGCTAATGAAGCTCCTAACGCAGCACCTGCTCCAGAAGCAGCTACAGCCGCTGTAGAAAGTGCGAGCAACGACCTAAACCCTGCTCACGTTCAATCAACAATGATGGAAGTGGTTGCCGACAAAACTGGCTACCCAGCAGAAATGCTCGACCTAGCGATGGACATGGAAGCAGACCTTGGTATCGACTCAATCAAACGCGTTGAGATCCTAGGTACAGTTCAAGACCAGCTACCAACGCTGCCAGAACTGAACCCTGAAGACCTAGCTGAGTGTCGTACGCTTGGTGAAATCGTTACTTATATGCAAAGCAAGCTATCCGCAGCTGCACCCATAGCGACTCCAAAAGCTGAATCAGTAACGCCTATCGCGGAAACAGCGACAGCGGAACTTCCTCCACACAATGAGGTGGCGCTAAAAAAGCTACCAGCGGCAGATAAACTCGTCGATTGTTTCTCAAAAGACGCTTGTGTCGTGATCACAGATGATGGTCACAACGCCGGTGTTCTAGCAGAAAAGTTGACCGCTAACGGCATTCAAGTTGCTGTAGTGCGTAGTGCTCTTTCTGCCGCGTCACCTTTAAACAGTGAAATCGCAAGCTACACACTCAACAGCGTCGATGATGCGGGTGTGACTGCGGTTATTAACGACATCGAAGCAGACCTTAAAACGTCGAACAAAGTGATTGCTGGCTTCATTCATTTACAAGCTATCGTTGATACGAAACAAAGCAACGAGCAAGCGGTTAACTTGAATGCAGACTCAAGAGCTTCACTAACCACAGCGTTCTTATTCGCCAAGCACCTAAATGGTCAGCTGAATGCCGTTTCTGGTCGTAGCGTGTTCTTCACACTGAGCCGTATTGATGGTGGCTTTGGTTACCTAGATACTAAGCAATTAGCGAATGCAGAACTTAACCAAGCGGCTCTATCTGGTCTAACTAAGGCACTGAGCCATGAATGGTCAAACGTGTTCTGCCGCGCATTGGATGCTAACGCTTCGATTGATGCTCGTCACCTAGCTGAAGCAATCACAGGCGAACTATTCGATATCGATACCAACACGGTTGAAATCGGCCTTAGCCATGCGGAAAACAGTGAATCTGGTCGTGCAACATTAATTGCGGCAACACCAGGTACTGCACAAACCAAAAACACAGGCGCTCAACTCACCAAGAGCGACAAAGTTCTCGTAACTGGTGGCGCTAAAGGCGTGACGTTTGAATGTGCACTGACGCTTGCTAAACAATGTAAGTCTCACTTCATTCTTGCAGGTCGTAGTAAGCATATTACTTCAGCTGAGCTACCTCAGTGGGCACAAGGCAAGCAAGAGAAAGAGCTAAAACCAGCGGCTATTGCTCACCTACAAGCAACAGGTAACAAACCAACGCCAAAGAAAGTTGATACCTTGCTAAAACCTGTATTGAGCAGCCTTGAAATCAACGCAGCACTTGCCGCTTTCAACGAGATTGGCGCGAGCGCTGAATACCTAAGCCTAGATGTATCGAACCATGAGTCAGTAGCGAAAACGCTGGCGAATTTCGAAAGCATCACAGGTCTTATCCACGGTGCAGGCGTACTGGCTGACAAGCACATTCAAGATAAAACGCTTGATGAACTGAACATGGTTTACGGCACGAAAGTGGGCGGGCTAGAAGCGGTTCTTGGTGGTCTTGATAGCAGCAAGCTTAAGTTGATTGCGATGTTCTCTTCGGCGGCGGGCTTCTACGGAAACACAGGCCAAAGCGATTACTCGATGTCTAACGAGATCCTAAACAAAGCGGCTCTACAATTGTCTGCGCGTAACCCTCAAGCGAAAGTGATGAGCTTCAACTGGGGACCGTGGGACGGCGGCATGGTCAACGCGGCACTGAAACGTATGTTCACAGAGCGCGGCGTGTACGTAATTCCTCTTCAGGCAGGTGCAGAGCTGTTTAGTTCTCAACTACTGAACGAAACTGGCATTCAACTGCTGGTTGGTACGAGCATGCAAGGTACTGACAACAAGGAAGCTGCTGTAAAAAAGCTTAATGCGGAGTCTGTGCATCTTGCAAAGAGTCCGCTGAATACAAGCATCACTGTGACACGTCATCTTGATCCTAAAGCTTTGCCTTTCATTCAAGATCACTGCATTGCCGGTAACCCAGTGTTACCGACAGTGTGTGCCATCCAATGGATGCGTGAAGTGGCAGAGCAACTGTTAGGGGTGAACGTTAGCGTTCACAACTACAAACTGCTTAAGGGTGTGATTTTTGATACTGATGAAGTGCAAGAGCTAACACTTGTCTTGTCTTCAGACGCTAAATCAAAAGATCAGCTAAAAGCAGTAATCAGCTGCCAAGGGCGGCCACAGTATCAAGCTCAGTTGCAAGTTGCCTCTGTGCAAGTGTCTGAATATGTTCAACAAGCGTCGACAAAGCGCTTTGAAGCCAACACTTCAGCACCTGTAACAACGGCACAAGCTCTATACAGTGACGGCACTCTGTTTCATGGACCCAGACTACAAGGTATTACCTCAGTCGAACGCTTTGACGGCTTAGGCTTATTGGCTCAATGCCAGTTGCCTCAGATTGAAAACAGCGACTGCGGATCATTTATTCCTAAGCAAGGCTTTGGCGCTAGCCAACCATTTGCTGAAGATTATCTGTTGCAAGCAATGCTGGTATGGGCTCGATTGAAATACGGCGCGGCAAGCCTACCGTCTGCAATCGGTGAGTTTATTTGTTACGCACCAATGCACAATGGTGACCAAGGTTGGCTAGAGCTGAACGTGATAAAAAGCACGGCTCGTTCGCTGCAAGCTGATATCTCGCTTTACCACCAAGATGGTCGTTTAAGCGCAGTAATGAAAGGTGCCAAAGTCACCATCAGCAAGAGCTTAAACGACGCATTTTTGCCGAAGTCTAGCTCAGCAGTATCAAAGAAAGAGGCGACTAAGAACGCAGAAAAGGAGCAATTGTCATAG